TTGCAAGAAGAACGACATAAATTTGTTGAATCTGAGGGAAATTAATGGAAATTTCAGATCTGCTTTCCCCCACCCACACCATGTAGCCATGATATTAGTACAAATATATCTTTTAGAAAACTATCCTTATATCACAAAATTTCTGGAAAATTCGGTAGTCTCGGTGTGGGAGGTACGGTCCATCTATCAGGGGAGCCCACACGGATTGCGCAAGGAGTCTTCACCAGACTTTACGAGTCACACCCCTATTTCCAATCAGCAATGGGCCAATGGCAGGGGTTTCAAATCCCCAAGTGAGGCTGCAATATTCTTCATCAACAAGCAGAACAATATCTCCTCAAGACCTCGTTTCAGATAAAACTTAGCTTATTCAAATAAACGGACTGTTGTGATATACGTGTAATAACGAGGCATTCAGGATGCATTGGCCTTGATACAATCCTTCCTAATACGAGCACTGAGAAATTGAGGTTGTTTAATGGGGCTCAGGTCTTTTTgcaggaaaacaaaaacaaatgagaGGAGAGATATATTAAAaggcatattttcttttttacaagtCAGAGGAGAGGAGTAGGAGTACATTTGAGATGAATCACAGGTTCACCAGAGGTTCAAGGACGAagaggaaattatgtttcacaTGCAAACTGGAGGCAGCTTGCTGAGGGGATAGCAATTATGATTTTTTGGGTCAGGTTATTGTTGTCATATTATACGTAGACCGTAACGGCTGTTCTTTTTGCATTAACTTGCTTAACAAATTCATCATGTTAAGTCGACTCGACCATGacttattttaactcattttaacGTCTTTAGCATAAATGGATTGATTTAATTCAACTAGATTCACGTCAATTTGACaaacatcaaatattaataaacaTAACTATCAAATAGACATCAACATCATAAGTTAATAAAACTGGTTATTTTTGCATGGACACAGGGCTTTGTTTTTCTCAATGACATGCAACTTCATTATACGGATACGTGCAGATTACTTGCGAgttaaacaagttgaaaaacAACTGACACTGAACCCTATGACCCACATTTCATGTTCGAGTATGCAAACGGGGTAAAAAAATTGTAAGCTCTCAAACAGTTTATGCGGTCAGAAATGATTCTATGAACACATTTACTTTTGGCAACCTGAGCTTGAAAAACAAATCCTAGCCATTCGCCAAACTAAGACGGGCAGCAAATCATTCgtttttttctaaaagaaatGCCTCGTGATTTCAGGCACCAGGTGAATTCCAAACATGACCAAACCCTCTAGAActctgaaaaagaagaaaccaaacacCCAAAGCTTGAATTAAGAAACTACTTCGGCAACAGCTAACATGGTATCTTATCGGTCCATGTAATCCCCACCAACAGTAGCTTCCACCATTCTAGTCATTTCCTCTTAAGAAATTAGACTGAATATTTCACCATCAAATTGATTAATAATTGCAGCAGCTATAATAGAACTATACCATAGCATCGAAATGCATTCCATAAGCTTGTCAGAacagaaagaaaataattccaTAAGATATCTAACTAGCAAGACAAAATGATAAATACCGTGATTTAAGATACCTCTCTTAATCCTCCTAGACATGTCAACCAAAACAAAATTCAGACTTCACTGAAATAGGATGTAATCAAAGATGAAACATCTATAGGATTGTCCATTCTTGTCCAAAATTAAAGGCTCCGtactaaacaaaataaaaacaactcgTTCATTAAAAACATTATAACACCTACCCATCAAATATTGCTTTTATCACGATAATCAGTCACAACGCACAAAACTCCAATATGTAACTTGGTGTGCCCAAATTACAATCAAGAACACTCTCCAGTAATGCCTTAAGCAGTTGGAGCTGATCCCTTCTTCCTTGGTGCCGCTTGAGTACCTAAAAAATGCCCAAATAAAAGATCAACACACGAAACATCATAACCTACTAAAGGGGCAAATAAAACCAAATGGCTCGAGATAGAGAAAAAAGGCATACCCTCTCTGAAGCCGCTCTTGAATCTGCGGGGCACATGGCGGAGGTACCTCATTCTTCCAGTTCCAGTAGTCTTCCTTCGGATCGCCTTCACACTCCAGTTATCTAAATCCAAcgacaaaaccaaaaaaacatcattattgcccaaaaaccaacaaaaaataCCCTTAacgaaaacaaaaaatcattattttcagCGAAACCGAAGAAGAAACAACACAATCCCCAATTCCTCGACTTCGCACACACGAAGAACCTAAAATCTCATTTCAGTCAGCGAACGTTCACAGATTAATCAATTGAGCAATACcataatgataaaagaaaagaatttcatTTAACTCAAGCTACAGCCAACAGCAATGACAAAAAAGAACAACAACAACGGCAACCCAATACCTTAAATTCATCGTAGACAAAACCCACAAGGACAGATGAATCAGTAACAATTCTAAACAATCCACATAAAACAAAAATCCACACAGATACAAATATATACGGTATGTCTAAGAGAGAGGGGAATACATGTCCTCTTGCGGGCGGCAGGGTAGGCACAGGCGGAGCAGCGACTCTTCTGAAGATGGAAGCTGCGGCGGCCACACCTCACGCACAGGGTGTGGGTCTTGTTCCTCCTCTTTCCAAAACTCCCTGTCCCCTTTccctatatacatatacattcACACACGGATCATAACATATACAGATTCCTTTGTGTGTATAGGTCAACACTTAAATAGATCCAGGGAGATGGCTTACCATTGGAGCCGATGCAGATGCAGAACCCTAGCAGAGTGAGAGGAGGTCTATTCAGGCTAAAGGACCATGGAGCTGCGAAGAGGAGAGTATTTATATATGAGTTCTTTAGGGTTTCTTAGGGCAATTGGGTTGGTGGTGAACCTGAGCAGCATGTTGTGGCGAGACTTGGGTTTGCGTTTGGTTACGTTGGGCCGAAGACGGGCCTTAGGTATTGATTGGCTGGGCCTGAACGGCCGGAGAGTTTGTTTGTGGAGACCAAAGTAAATTCATATCAACGACGTGTCGTTTTAAGTGTGAAATTGGGAGTGGGCGTGGTGAGAATGGGCATGAACCTTAAACTCATTCTGTCCATAGAATTCTTCCAAGGCAGTTTCCTTCTTTTGCTGCTACATCAAGGTTTCCAATTTGATCCAAAGACAACACTAGTCATTTTCTTATTGAATAACTCCAATGAAATTTCCTTGGCTGTTACAACATCCTCATTACAAAACAAGATGGCAAGATTAATTGCAGAACCAATGTACTGATTACGCAGTTAGTTTGAGTTTTGCTTGCAGCCCTGGAAGACAAGCTATATATGAGCTTAGCTAACTTTGCGGGTTGAGTTTCTAAGATCTGATGCAAATTACAGGCTATATATGATTGAATGAGATCCTTTAGATCTTTCAGTGAAATGTGTGACGTTGGTGGGAGGTATTTGACATTGCAACTGTGAGAAAGTGACTTGACTATAGGGGAAATGGATTGCACCTTAACGCCTTATCCTTTGTATCAAATAGCTCTTGTACCAGCTTCATTGACTTCGGGACCATCAAACTCTATTCTTCGATGCAATGAGTAATTTTCACATACCTACAACCCTTATACAAGAGATCATGATCAATTAAGGGCTCGTTTGGATGTCAAATTTAGCTTAGTGCACTTCACTTTTAGACTGTTTTGGATATCCAAATACACAAATGAGTGCAGTTCAACTTAAACTCGTTGAATGAGCTCCACGTAAATAGCGTCAACAACTACCAAAAGGGACTTTATGGTTTCCCAAATATGAGCTGACAATTGACATCGGTTGGACAATGCATTTCAAGTGCATTACTCATTGACACGTGTTGTTAGCCCCCACAACTCAAATCCACGGTATGACATTTGttctttaatccttgcattccTTAATCCTTGCACCATAATAAAGTgtagaaatctttttttttaacagattCGGCGCACTGTGGGGAGACAATAATGGTAGTAAATAATAGATATTTATGGTGGgtcttaataattttataacttcccaaaaatatatctaaactcatcctaacatctaaatacattttaaactcatcttaagtaGGTCCTACAAAATTCACTTaatcatcttaactcactattattcataaaaaatttagattaactcaactcaacattcaTACACAGCCTAAAGGTCCTGATCATCCCTTGAAAAGCGTGTTAATCTTGGAATATTCATTTTGCTAATTGAAAAGGATGACCTTTGCTAGCTCCAAGAGGAGGTTCTAGTATAGTGCAACAGTGTAGAGTACCATTGGACCGTTTGGTTTTTGGTCCCATGGTCTAAAGAACGTTGTATGATGATAATTACGTAGTGGTTGGAGGGTTGAAAGCAATAGTTTATGCTTTTGCCGACCCACTACCTTTTACCTTTGCATCTTAATGAATGCCACAGCACTTTGGACAACTGCATTCAAACAAAACAActcataaatttagttttaatgtCTTTTGGACGCATGGAATCCACTTCGTCCGTTCCCATTTAAGCACTCTTTGAAGGACAGACTCCCCGTGCCGGTTGAAGGCTTGTAATGCTCTGGCCGTGTGAATTGTGATTAAATAGTCAAAAAGCTCATGAGGGtttagagagagacagagaataTAGAAGGGCACGAACAAAAAGATGTAGAAGAAGCCAAAAACAGAAGACAATGTTCTCTCTGGACTCCATTGCCTTTTTCTCTTGGGTACCCGAAGAAATATGAACTGTGTATCTTCCttatcttttttaatctttatgcTGGAAGAAAATCAGGGTGAAGAAAGCAAGCACGCACCCAAGCAGGTCGGAGTTGCATCTTTTCTTGCAGACACCGAACAATAAATTAAGAAGCCTACGTACAAATAACACTTTAGTGCGAGAGAATGCTGCTTAGAGAAACCATTAGCAAAACCAAGATCCTCTTTCGCAAAACTCTACAAAACTTCAAGTCTTTCTTCTTTCACAGATATCAAAAGCTTCCCAAGCTCCCTTCCTTCAATCACTTGACTCGTGGCAGCCGCAACCGAAAAGATCATCAAAAAGATCAATTCTACATGAGTTTCTTTGATGAATTGGAGGCCAATCTAGACAAGGTGAAGGAGAGTTACAGCAGTAGTATAATGGCTTCAAAAGAGCCCAGGAAGGGTACTGAAGATGCACGTAGTGGAAACTTCGTGAAGTTGGCAAACCAAAGTCCTGCCAAGAGCAAACAgcaggaaaaagagaagaaaaccaATAAAGAACGTTCCCAAATAGGTAAAAGGGAAGAGTCATGCTCGAAGAACACGAATGGAGAAGAAGGCCATGGATTAACTGCACAAAAGATGAAAGATTTGGAGATGATGGAGGCAGGAGATGTAGAACAAGTGCTGGACGTAGAGGAGGCGCTCCACTACTATTCTCGCCTCACAAGTCCTGTTTATCTAGACCTTGTCGACAAGTTCTTCATGGACATTTACTCTCAACAATTCGAAGAGGAGAGACTTGGCTCCACTATTAGGTTCTAGATGACTCTTTCATCGTGCACTGGAATCTGTCTGTGTTCTtctttttaatatcgttttattttctttcatttccttctGCATGTATCGTGTTCTTGGTTTCCAGCTGATCTGTCGACATTTCTTAATAAATCAAACTTGATTGCCTTCTGCTTGAGTTCGTCTTGTTGCCGGCGCtggacaaaataaatatttcatgaaatCAAAAGCTATTCCACTTGTCATTTAAATGAACTCGAATCAAGTTCAGACAAGCTCTGTCGTCTGCTTTCATATTTCCATAACTCATGAACATAACATACTATTACATCGTCGTCTTATTGGCTGCTATTGATCCTCAGCATAGCTCTGTTCCCTGCAAAGGACGAATGCGTCCTCATGTCTTTGGTAAAGCTTGCGCTGCGGAATACCCCACAGAGGCATGCCCGACAGCTTGTAAtcccattaatttatatataactttGCAAAAGACAGAAAGTAAACATCACAGTAGTTCAGTCTAATGGAATCCATCACAGGAAGACAAGCAGTAGGTAAGTCCAACAAGAACTATTCAATTAATTGTCAAATTACAATGCCGCAAATTTTTACATATGAATCCAATAGTTTGTCTATAATAGCTTGATTATGGGGAGAAAAGAATTATGTCAATAATGTACTATCGAATCAAAAGAAAACTCCAACCCTCAAATCTAGCAAACATTACCAAAGATACGGATGGAGTAATGAATAATCCATCATGCTGCGACATGAGAAGTCGCATCAAATAATGctccaattaaaataaaataaaaaaggcataACCCAGTAGGATTTACTAGCATTTCCCCTTCCGAATGGAATTAGTAACCACAAGTAGATACTAAAACATTATGCTCCTTCAAACGCTTCTGAAATTGAGCCAAACGGTTTTGTAACTGTAGAATGCCTGCAGCCTTTTGAGTTAGAATGGAATTCAATTTAGAAATATAATCATCCAGTTGATTCCCCGGTTGGTCAGCCTCAACCAGCAGGTTCATCTCCTGCAAATGTATATGAAACACAAACAAAAATTGAATCAATATAGCATTTCCACAAGGAACAAATATAGCAGATGCAACTTGTGAAAAGATTTAAGTCTTTGCGTCAGTTATCCAAAACAAATTGAAGCATTGACATATCTTGTGGCATGGGCTCTGATATGCTAAATATGGACGGGtgtcaattttcttttccactGGCCTAGGCCATACATATGATCACATTGTGGAGATTCTAAAGTTATGGCTTAATGGCCGGTCATGATACTAAAATAAGAATCTCGAAGGATGAGTTCACCAAATCACATACCTCTCTAACAATATTCATGGTATCCTCCACTTGTTTTCGGTGAGCATTTACAAGATCTTCCTCCTCCTGAAGAACATGCAGCACAAGCTTTAGCTGTCGATAAGGTTGGCTTATccaaatattcaattaaaaaatatttactgtttTTACCCGTAAGAGGGCATTCAGATCATCATCTGAATGTGCATTCTTGGATTCAAATTTTGGCAGGTCCTTCCATTTAGTCTGACCATTGGGTTTCCTTAGTTTGTCCTCTGAAGTAGAGATATTGTATGGATCTAGCTTCCCATTCTTCTTCCATAAAGGTTTTCCTTGCTGATAGGGCCCTTCAGGTTCATCAAAATCATCCCTTTCAGTTTGTTCGGGCGATGAGTCAGATACATCATCCTCAAAGTTGGATGCAGGAACTGAAGACAAGGGTACAGCAGCTGATTCCTTAAGATTGAAGGTTGATGATGATATATCCTTCTTAGGATTGTTTCCCTTCGAAAGACTCTTCACTCTGGAGTACAATTTTTACAGGTAggtaaatattagcatattttaTGTTAAGGAAGTGGGGGTTGCTTAAACAAGTAATAATCAATACTGGGAAATTTTACTTGAATGAAATATGTAATTTCACCTGTCAGCATATCTTAATGTGTTCAGAGTATGTTCACATGACCCTGAGCTTGGTGATATGCATGATATCATAACAGTGCGCGAGTCCCCAACAAATGAATCCCTCAACACTTCTGTTAATTTACTGCCTCTGAAAGGAATATGATTCTGGTCATTGTCAAGAGCTCTAATGCATTCCTTCAGTGCAAGTAAGCTCTTATTGATCTCAGCACCTTCCATTCTGCATCATATATTTTGAAACGGCAAATTAACAAGCAAATCAAGAAATGGCATATATAGCATAATATGACAAATGGCCACATCCAATAACATTACAGAACGCATTCTCACCTCAGATCTTCTATCCGGGATACTGTTTTAATCCCCCCtgaatttgtttttccttttagatTTGTACTATTTCCTATTCCTTTGCTCATAAATATATGTagacacacacactcaaaacaAATACTAGAGAAAACCCTGGATTGGATGTGAGCTTTAGTTGCTACAAATATAAGCATTGAAACCTCCTTTGGTACTCATATCTCCCCATGTCGATACAGACAATCTGATGCACCAAATAATGgccaatgataaaataatataaatcctTGACACTGAATTAAATTAGTGTCGCCAGATTTTATTTCCCCATCGAATTATTTCGTTTCAACGCATTAAATCCTTCAATGCAAATTTTTTTACACATTCATTTTTAAATGCACGTATGTATAGTCACTCAAGGAGTGTGGATAATGAAGTAGCCAGATCTCCTACATGTCACATACGAAATAGTACTCTATACACATCATAATAAGAAATATTATCAAACAATGCATCAGATATCTTAGCTTTCTTCTAGGATTGAAAATGAACCATACCTACGGAGTTGTGCATTAAGCAAACTATTCTTTTGCCTTTTACTAACAAATAAGATGTGCTCGCCATAAACAGTGGCCTAAACCTATTTTTTCAGGGTTCCTTCCAGTGGGGAAGCCCCAAAAGATCCATACCTTGTCTGTTTGTCATTATCTGTA
This genomic interval from Carya illinoinensis cultivar Pawnee chromosome 2, C.illinoinensisPawnee_v1, whole genome shotgun sequence contains the following:
- the LOC122301051 gene encoding 60S ribosomal protein L37-3, which codes for MGKGTGSFGKRRNKTHTLCVRCGRRSFHLQKSRCSACAYPAARKRTYNWSVKAIRRKTTGTGRMRYLRHVPRRFKSGFREGTQAAPRKKGSAPTA
- the LOC122301050 gene encoding uncharacterized protein LOC122301050 yields the protein MLLRETISKTKILFRKTLQNFKSFFFHRYQKLPKLPSFNHLTRGSRNRKDHQKDQFYMSFFDELEANLDKVKESYSSSIMASKEPRKGTEDARSGNFVKLANQSPAKSKQQEKEKKTNKERSQIGKREESCSKNTNGEEGHGLTAQKMKDLEMMEAGDVEQVLDVEEALHYYSRLTSPVYLDLVDKFFMDIYSQQFEEERLGSTIRF